A window of Leptotrichia wadei contains these coding sequences:
- a CDS encoding DNA mismatch repair MutL family protein yields MHERILYEELKDKFYNKKIESQHLLLPLKMEVTQIEKNIIFENINIFNDFGFDIDEFSENEIVIRAVPAFDFRDSIENVFLQLLLDLKNEVEIKDLRENIIISMSCKGAVKAGQKLDMFEMQNMVRRIHEVGKYTCPHGRPIIVKLSKNDLDKMFGRKK; encoded by the coding sequence ATTCACGAGAGAATTTTGTATGAAGAATTAAAGGATAAGTTTTATAATAAAAAAATTGAATCACAGCATTTATTGTTACCACTAAAGATGGAAGTTACACAAATTGAAAAAAATATTATTTTTGAAAATATAAATATTTTTAATGATTTTGGATTTGATATTGATGAGTTTTCAGAAAACGAGATTGTGATTCGTGCTGTGCCTGCCTTTGATTTTCGGGATAGTATTGAAAATGTATTTTTACAGCTTTTGTTGGATTTAAAAAATGAAGTTGAAATAAAGGATTTGAGAGAAAACATTATTATTTCAATGTCGTGCAAGGGAGCTGTAAAGGCTGGGCAGAAGCTGGATATGTTTGAAATGCAGAATATGGTACGAAGGATTCATGAAGTGGGAAAATATACGTGTCCGCACGGTAGACCAATTATTGTAAAATTGTCTAAAAATGATTTGGATAAAATGTTTGGAAGAAAAAAATAA
- the gap gene encoding type I glyceraldehyde-3-phosphate dehydrogenase encodes MAVKVAINGFGRIGRLALRLMSEQTDKFEVVAINDLTDAKMLAHLFKYDSSQGRFNGTIEVKEGAFVVNGNEIKVFAEADPEKLPWGKLGVDVVLEATGFFATKEKAEKHVKAGAKKVVITAPGGNDVKTVVYNVNHEILDGSETVISGASCTTNCLAPMAKALNDKFGIVTGTMTTIHAYTGDQNTLDAPHRKGDLRRARAAAVNIVPNSTGAAKAIGLVVPELNGKLDGAAQRVPVPTGSLTELVSILNKKVTVDEVNAAMKEAANESFGYTEEPLVSSDIVGIHFGSLFDATQTKIVQNGDAQLVKTVSWYDNEMSYTSQLIRTLGYFASKIAK; translated from the coding sequence ATGGCAGTTAAAGTAGCAATTAATGGATTTGGAAGAATCGGGAGATTAGCATTGAGATTAATGTCTGAACAAACAGATAAATTTGAAGTTGTAGCAATTAATGACTTAACAGATGCTAAAATGTTAGCACATTTATTCAAATATGATTCATCTCAAGGAAGATTCAATGGAACTATTGAAGTTAAAGAAGGAGCTTTCGTAGTAAACGGAAACGAAATTAAAGTTTTTGCAGAAGCTGATCCTGAAAAATTACCTTGGGGTAAATTAGGAGTAGATGTAGTATTAGAAGCAACAGGTTTCTTTGCAACTAAAGAAAAAGCTGAAAAACACGTAAAAGCAGGAGCTAAAAAAGTAGTTATTACTGCACCTGGTGGAAACGATGTTAAAACTGTAGTTTACAACGTAAACCACGAAATCTTGGATGGTTCAGAAACAGTTATTTCAGGAGCTTCTTGTACAACTAACTGTTTAGCACCAATGGCTAAAGCATTAAATGATAAATTTGGAATTGTAACTGGAACAATGACAACTATCCACGCTTACACAGGAGACCAAAATACATTAGATGCACCACACAGAAAAGGTGATTTAAGAAGAGCAAGAGCTGCTGCGGTAAATATCGTACCTAACTCAACAGGAGCTGCAAAAGCAATTGGATTAGTAGTACCTGAATTAAACGGAAAATTAGATGGAGCTGCTCAAAGAGTACCTGTTCCAACTGGTTCATTAACTGAATTAGTATCTATCTTAAACAAAAAAGTAACTGTTGATGAAGTAAATGCAGCTATGAAAGAAGCAGCTAACGAATCATTCGGATATACTGAAGAACCATTAGTATCTTCTGACATTGTTGGAATTCACTTTGGATCATTATTTGATGCAACTCAAACTAAAATTGTTCAAAATGGAGATGCTCAATTAGTTAAAACAGTATCTTGGTATGACAACGAAATGTCTTATACTTCTCAATTAATCAGAACTTTAGGATACTTCGCAAGCAAAATTGCTAAATAA
- the mvk gene encoding mevalonate kinase has translation MREAETKIGIGKSHSKIILIGEHSVVYGYPAIAIPLKKIEIECVVEKAKNSFFCNETDTLSVAIFTALKYLRKENVKIKYRVISQIPQKRGMGSSAAVSIAAIRAIFNYFGENLEDELLEKLVNTAEIVAHQTPSGLDAKTCLSDKAIKFIKNKGFSYIDLNLDAYLVIADTGIYGNTSEAIQNVKNLGSKADVPLKKLGELTDEMAKILSENSEPKGEKVDKIGKIMTKANTELKNLNITIKKTDLFVKTAIENGANGAKISGGGLGGCVIALAKNLKIVEKIKDGFTKCGAENIWVEKI, from the coding sequence ATGAGAGAAGCAGAAACAAAAATAGGTATTGGAAAATCACATAGCAAAATCATATTAATTGGAGAACATTCTGTCGTTTACGGATATCCTGCTATTGCTATTCCATTGAAAAAAATTGAAATAGAATGTGTAGTGGAAAAGGCAAAAAATAGTTTTTTTTGTAATGAAACAGACACTCTTTCAGTTGCTATTTTTACTGCATTAAAATATTTAAGAAAAGAAAATGTAAAAATAAAGTATAGAGTAATTTCTCAAATCCCTCAAAAACGTGGGATGGGCTCTTCTGCGGCAGTCAGCATTGCGGCAATTCGTGCAATATTTAACTATTTTGGAGAAAATTTAGAAGATGAATTATTGGAAAAATTAGTAAATACAGCAGAAATTGTGGCTCACCAAACTCCAAGCGGATTGGATGCAAAAACTTGTCTTAGTGACAAAGCCATAAAATTTATAAAAAATAAAGGGTTTTCATACATTGATTTAAATCTTGATGCATATCTTGTAATTGCAGATACGGGTATTTATGGGAATACTAGTGAAGCGATTCAAAATGTGAAAAATTTAGGGAGCAAAGCTGATGTTCCTTTAAAAAAACTAGGTGAATTGACAGATGAAATGGCTAAAATTTTATCTGAAAATAGTGAACCCAAAGGAGAAAAGGTCGATAAAATAGGAAAAATTATGACAAAGGCAAACACAGAACTCAAAAACTTGAACATAACCATAAAAAAAACAGATTTATTTGTAAAAACAGCGATTGAAAATGGGGCAAATGGAGCAAAAATTTCTGGTGGAGGATTAGGAGGCTGTGTAATTGCACTTGCAAAAAATTTGAAAATTGTAGAAAAGATAAAGGATGGATTTACCAAATGTGGAGCGGAAAATATTTGGGTAGAGAAAATTTAA
- the mutL gene encoding DNA mismatch repair endonuclease MutL, translating to MGYIKILDEKVSNIIAAGEVVENPASMIKEMIENSLDAKASMIKIEVFKGGVDVKVNDNGVGMDKDDTLLSVERHATSKIKEKEDVFNLNTYGFRGEALSSIAAVSKLTITTRSENSPMGYKIGCYGGVVRKFEEVSRNVGTEMEVRDLFYNTPARRKFLRKMSTEYGKIRDIVLKEALSNSNVAFSLELDGKSTIKTSGKGIENTILELFGKSVLKNLKKFEYGYLGNVEILRSSKDFMFTFVNNRYVKSATIERAVIDGYYTKLMKGKYPFAIIFYNADPKEIDVNVHPSKKIVKFSNDKIVYNEIKSAIDDFFYYNDRENWQPNIDLIKKNININENIAVEKDDLFSDDILKGENQKILSLETFDGKECSEKSEGKNEFLKDNVEKSNENNGFTNNEEKKDKEENNLNLDEIWKKMNGNLDKSVENNVENSQNIENSNLLKSKKDNRNWSKNSNFENYENFNERKNSNSVNENTASEYYKVGTFEKHIGKQIHYDILGQIFDTYILVRKDEELEIY from the coding sequence GTGGGATATATAAAAATACTAGATGAAAAAGTATCAAATATTATTGCCGCTGGGGAAGTTGTAGAAAATCCAGCTTCAATGATTAAGGAGATGATTGAAAATTCACTGGATGCGAAGGCTTCGATGATAAAAATAGAGGTTTTTAAAGGCGGAGTGGATGTTAAAGTAAATGATAATGGAGTTGGGATGGATAAGGACGATACGCTTTTGTCGGTGGAGCGGCATGCTACTTCTAAGATTAAGGAAAAGGAAGATGTTTTTAACTTAAATACTTATGGATTTCGTGGAGAGGCTCTGTCATCTATCGCAGCGGTATCAAAACTTACGATTACTACACGTTCTGAAAATAGTCCTATGGGATATAAAATTGGCTGTTATGGCGGAGTTGTGAGAAAGTTTGAGGAAGTTTCAAGAAATGTTGGAACAGAAATGGAAGTTAGGGATTTATTTTATAATACGCCTGCTAGGAGAAAATTTTTGAGAAAGATGTCAACAGAGTATGGAAAAATTAGGGATATTGTGCTAAAGGAGGCACTTTCCAACAGCAATGTGGCATTTTCACTTGAGCTGGATGGGAAAAGTACGATAAAGACAAGTGGAAAAGGAATTGAAAATACAATTCTTGAATTATTTGGAAAATCGGTTTTAAAAAATTTGAAAAAATTTGAATATGGATATTTGGGAAATGTGGAAATTTTACGAAGTTCAAAGGATTTTATGTTTACTTTTGTAAATAATAGGTATGTGAAGTCGGCAACTATTGAGAGAGCTGTTATAGATGGCTATTACACTAAGTTAATGAAGGGAAAATATCCTTTTGCCATTATTTTTTATAATGCTGATCCAAAGGAAATAGATGTGAATGTTCATCCATCTAAAAAAATAGTAAAATTCTCAAATGATAAAATTGTTTATAATGAGATAAAATCAGCAATTGATGACTTTTTTTACTATAATGACAGGGAAAATTGGCAGCCAAACATTGATTTAATAAAGAAAAATATTAATATTAATGAAAATATCGCTGTGGAAAAGGATGATTTATTTTCTGATGACATTTTAAAGGGGGAAAATCAGAAGATTTTGAGTTTGGAAACTTTTGATGGGAAAGAATGTAGTGAAAAATCAGAAGGGAAAAATGAATTTTTAAAAGATAATGTTGAAAAAAGTAATGAAAATAATGGTTTTACAAATAATGAAGAGAAGAAGGATAAAGAAGAAAATAATTTGAATCTTGATGAAATTTGGAAAAAAATGAATGGGAATTTGGATAAATCTGTGGAAAACAATGTGGAAAACTCGCAAAATATCGAAAATTCTAATTTGCTAAAGAGTAAAAAAGATAATAGAAACTGGAGTAAAAATAGTAATTTTGAAAATTATGAAAACTTTAACGAAAGAAAAAATTCTAATAGTGTAAATGAAAATACTGCAAGTGAATATTATAAAGTGGGAACGTTTGAAAAGCATATTGGAAAACAGATTCATTATGATATTTTGGGACAGATTTTTGATACGTATATTTTGGTTCGGAAAGACGAGGAACTGGAAATTTATTAA
- a CDS encoding RNA-guided endonuclease InsQ/TnpB family protein, whose product MYLTLKQQVKHLSKKEFRNLKYLSHIAKNLTNEAIYNVRQHYFQNKKYLSYNENYKMLKNSENYKKLNSNMAQQILKEVDGSFKSFFGLLKLAKNGQYNSKIKLPNYLAKDGFTTLVIGFVRLKDDILIVPYSNSFKKTHQEVKIKLPPVLKNKKIKEIRIIPKQHSRYFEIQYTYEVEEVQRKLNKNNALGIDLGIDNLCTCVTNNGASFLIDGRKLKSINQYYNKTNAKLQSIKDKQKIEHITLRQKRIARKRNNRINDYLSKAARIIINYCLNNDIGRIILGYNEDFQRNSNIGNINNQNFVNIPYGKLRDKLIYLCKLYGIEFKLQEESYTSKASFFDRDEIPIYDKENSQKYIFSGKRIKRGLYQTSKGYQLNADCNGALNILRKSKVVDLSILYNRGELNTPKRIRVV is encoded by the coding sequence ATGTATTTAACTTTAAAACAGCAGGTAAAACATCTTAGTAAAAAGGAGTTTAGGAATTTAAAATACTTATCTCATATAGCCAAGAACTTAACTAATGAAGCTATATATAATGTTAGACAACACTATTTTCAAAATAAAAAGTATTTAAGCTATAACGAAAACTATAAAATGCTTAAAAATAGTGAGAACTATAAGAAGTTAAATTCTAATATGGCTCAACAAATTCTAAAAGAAGTAGACGGAAGTTTCAAATCATTTTTTGGGCTTTTAAAACTTGCTAAGAATGGTCAATACAATAGTAAAATAAAATTACCTAATTATCTTGCTAAAGATGGTTTTACAACTCTTGTTATAGGTTTTGTAAGATTAAAAGATGATATTCTGATAGTTCCTTATTCAAATTCGTTTAAGAAAACTCATCAGGAAGTTAAAATTAAGCTACCACCAGTATTAAAAAACAAGAAAATAAAAGAGATCAGAATAATACCAAAACAACATTCTAGGTACTTTGAAATTCAATATACTTATGAGGTAGAAGAAGTTCAAAGGAAGTTAAATAAAAACAATGCACTAGGAATTGATTTAGGTATAGATAATCTTTGTACTTGTGTAACTAATAATGGAGCTTCATTCCTAATAGATGGTAGAAAATTAAAATCAATAAATCAATACTATAACAAGACAAATGCAAAATTGCAAAGCATTAAAGATAAGCAAAAGATAGAGCATATAACATTAAGGCAAAAGAGAATAGCCAGAAAGAGAAATAATCGTATAAATGATTATCTTTCAAAAGCAGCAAGAATAATAATAAATTATTGTCTTAATAATGATATAGGAAGAATAATTCTGGGATATAATGAAGATTTTCAAAGAAATTCAAATATAGGAAATATAAATAATCAAAACTTTGTAAATATACCATACGGAAAATTAAGAGATAAATTAATATATCTATGTAAACTATATGGAATAGAATTTAAACTGCAAGAAGAGAGTTATACGTCAAAAGCAAGTTTCTTTGATAGAGATGAAATTCCAATATATGATAAAGAAAATTCGCAAAAATATATATTCAGTGGAAAAAGAATAAAAAGAGGACTATATCAAACAAGTAAAGGCTATCAATTAAATGCAGATTGTAACGGAGCATTAAATATATTAAGAAAAAGTAAAGTTGTGGATTTAAGTATCCTATACAATAGAGGTGAGCTGAACACACCTAAAAGAATAAGGGTAGTGTAA
- the cbiG gene encoding cobalt-precorrin 5A hydrolase: MRTAVYCVSKNGYETCLKIRNNVYKNLHIYVSQRVANMLNLESENVENLFVINERVPILLEKTFDKYDLHIFVAAIGAVVRIIEGKFKSKDTDPAVITIDDHANFVISLLSGHLGGANEECKKIADGIGAIPVITTASDVGGKIAVDTLSKKIKAKLESLDDAKRVTSLIVNGENVSIHLPKNIVESNKNCAGAIIVSNRKNIEISKIIPKNIILGIGCKRNTAKEKIIEKINYVMKTQNLEIDSIKKVASAWVKSDEVGLLEAMTELNIPIEFFEKEKILEVEDLVEERSEFVKNQIGVYGVSEPCAYLASSRKGNFLVKKVKLEGITISIFEEEM; this comes from the coding sequence ATGAGAACAGCAGTATATTGTGTAAGTAAAAACGGATATGAAACCTGTCTAAAAATACGAAATAATGTTTATAAAAATTTGCATATTTATGTATCACAAAGAGTGGCAAATATGCTTAATCTTGAAAGTGAAAATGTGGAAAATTTGTTTGTGATAAATGAGCGAGTGCCAATTTTATTAGAAAAAACATTTGATAAATATGATTTACATATTTTCGTTGCGGCGATTGGAGCAGTTGTGAGAATTATTGAAGGAAAATTTAAGAGTAAAGATACTGACCCAGCAGTTATAACGATTGATGACCACGCTAATTTTGTGATTTCATTGCTTTCAGGACATCTTGGAGGGGCAAATGAAGAATGTAAAAAAATTGCGGATGGAATTGGAGCAATCCCAGTAATTACAACAGCATCTGATGTTGGTGGAAAAATTGCGGTTGACACATTGTCAAAAAAAATTAAAGCAAAATTAGAAAGTTTGGACGATGCCAAAAGAGTTACTTCGCTTATCGTAAATGGAGAAAATGTAAGCATTCATTTGCCAAAAAATATCGTAGAAAGCAATAAAAATTGTGCTGGAGCAATAATTGTCTCAAACAGAAAAAATATTGAAATTTCTAAAATTATTCCCAAAAATATTATTCTCGGAATCGGTTGCAAAAGAAATACAGCGAAAGAAAAAATCATCGAAAAAATAAATTATGTAATGAAAACTCAAAATTTAGAAATAGACTCGATAAAAAAAGTCGCATCCGCTTGGGTAAAATCTGATGAAGTTGGACTTTTAGAAGCAATGACTGAATTAAATATTCCAATAGAATTTTTTGAAAAAGAAAAAATTTTGGAAGTAGAAGATTTAGTCGAAGAGCGTTCAGAATTTGTAAAAAATCAAATTGGAGTATACGGAGTTTCTGAGCCTTGTGCCTATCTAGCTTCGAGTAGAAAAGGAAATTTTTTGGTAAAAAAAGTGAAGCTAGAAGGGATTACGATTTCAATTTTTGAGGAGGAGATGTGA
- the mvaD gene encoding diphosphomevalonate decarboxylase — protein sequence MVKVKSYANIAIVKYWGKKDAKKMIPATSSISLTLNDMFTETEMEFISDEDIKISVEKEMKNGDYKDKFSDMADLFYLNGELQDSVHTEKISKVVDLFRENRSQKVKISTTNNMPTAAGLSSSSSGLSAVIKACNELFGKNYTQSELAQISKFGSGSSSRSFFGPIAAWDKDTGEICEVKTDLKLAMIVLVLNENKKKISSRNGMELCAKTSTYFDEWVKQSEIDFINMKKYLAENDFEKVGTLTEENALRMHKTTETANPPFSYFNEKTYEAMDFVKNLRNNGKKCYFTMDAGPNVKVLCLEENLEKLAGIFGKKYKVIVSKTVKL from the coding sequence ATGGTAAAAGTTAAATCTTATGCTAATATTGCGATTGTAAAATACTGGGGAAAAAAAGATGCGAAAAAAATGATACCTGCCACAAGCAGTATTTCCCTTACTCTTAACGATATGTTTACAGAAACAGAGATGGAATTTATAAGTGATGAGGATATTAAAATTTCAGTTGAAAAAGAAATGAAAAATGGAGATTACAAAGATAAATTCTCGGATATGGCAGACTTGTTTTATTTGAATGGAGAATTGCAGGATAGTGTACATACAGAAAAGATTAGTAAAGTTGTGGATTTATTTAGGGAAAATAGAAGTCAGAAGGTAAAAATTTCTACAACCAATAATATGCCAACAGCTGCTGGCCTTTCTTCCAGTTCGAGCGGTTTATCGGCTGTAATAAAGGCTTGTAATGAACTTTTTGGAAAAAACTATACACAATCTGAACTTGCACAAATTTCAAAATTTGGATCTGGCTCTTCTTCGAGAAGTTTTTTTGGACCAATTGCGGCTTGGGACAAGGATACTGGAGAGATTTGTGAAGTTAAGACAGATTTGAAACTGGCGATGATTGTGCTTGTGCTAAATGAAAATAAAAAGAAAATTTCAAGCCGAAATGGAATGGAACTTTGTGCCAAAACTTCGACGTATTTTGATGAATGGGTAAAGCAGTCTGAAATTGATTTTATAAATATGAAAAAATATCTTGCTGAAAATGATTTTGAAAAAGTGGGAACTTTGACAGAAGAGAATGCTCTTAGAATGCACAAGACAACTGAAACTGCAAATCCTCCATTTTCGTATTTTAATGAAAAAACTTACGAAGCAATGGATTTTGTAAAAAATTTGAGAAATAATGGGAAGAAATGCTATTTTACGATGGATGCTGGACCTAATGTGAAGGTGCTTTGTCTAGAAGAGAATTTGGAAAAATTGGCAGGGATTTTTGGGAAAAAATATAAGGTTATTGTAAGTAAAACTGTTAAATTATGA
- a CDS encoding 23S rRNA (pseudouridine(1915)-N(3))-methyltransferase RlmH, whose product MIRINVVCIGKVKKKYIREGIAEFSKRLSKYTKFEIIELAEEDDNKGIENAINSETERIINVISKKNYSYNILLDLKGKMLTSEEMADKIEKISMTNSEINFIIGGSNGVDDNLREIVDYRLCFSKMTFPHQLMRLILSEQIYRWISINNNIKYHK is encoded by the coding sequence ATGATAAGAATTAATGTAGTATGTATTGGAAAAGTAAAAAAAAAATATATAAGAGAGGGAATAGCTGAATTTTCAAAGAGGTTATCAAAGTATACAAAATTTGAAATTATAGAACTGGCTGAAGAAGATGATAACAAAGGGATTGAAAATGCAATAAATTCTGAAACTGAAAGAATAATAAATGTTATTTCAAAAAAAAATTATTCATATAATATTTTGCTTGATTTAAAAGGAAAAATGCTTACTTCAGAAGAAATGGCTGATAAAATTGAAAAAATTTCAATGACAAATAGTGAAATTAATTTTATAATTGGCGGTTCAAATGGAGTTGATGATAATTTACGGGAAATTGTAGATTACAGACTGTGTTTTTCAAAGATGACATTTCCACATCAGCTTATGCGGCTAATTTTGTCAGAGCAAATATATAGATGGATTTCAATCAATAATAATATAAAATATCATAAATAA
- a CDS encoding DUF1934 family protein, with protein sequence MKVKIKSLDNFNQNYEKLFELEKVLEQKEKKEYYYGDEYGNCKIIDKGDSIEIYRYGEINSRQIFQSNKNTPFTYITKQFHGKYKIFTKKIQKENRKIVLEYDIIHSNEVINSINLELQFIDVPSK encoded by the coding sequence ATGAAAGTAAAAATAAAAAGTCTGGATAATTTTAATCAAAATTATGAAAAATTATTTGAGCTGGAAAAGGTATTGGAACAAAAAGAAAAAAAAGAGTATTATTATGGCGATGAATATGGAAATTGTAAAATTATTGATAAGGGTGATTCCATCGAGATTTATCGATATGGTGAAATTAATTCTAGACAGATTTTTCAAAGTAATAAAAATACGCCATTTACTTATATTACAAAACAGTTTCATGGTAAATACAAAATTTTTACAAAAAAAATTCAAAAAGAAAATAGAAAAATAGTGTTGGAATATGATATAATACATAGTAATGAAGTAATAAATAGTATAAATTTAGAATTACAATTTATAGATGTTCCAAGTAAATAA
- a CDS encoding cupin domain-containing protein: MVKIEMAKPINFNELITSKEAEVVSMRILNQPNSYISLFSLAKDEEITAEAMLGNRYYYCFNGNGEIFIESNKKIISSGDFLEITANHNYSIEARDNLKLIEIGEKMGDKNMENKTLKMLESANAFNLAEVVEYQEGKIVSKNLVAKPNLVMTIMSFWKGESLDPHKAPGDALVTVLDGEGKYYVDGKPFIVKKGESAVLPANIPHAVEAETGNFKMLLILVKE; encoded by the coding sequence ATGGTTAAAATAGAAATGGCAAAACCAATAAATTTTAATGAACTTATCACATCAAAGGAAGCTGAAGTTGTAAGCATGAGAATCTTAAATCAGCCAAATAGCTATATTTCTTTATTTTCTTTGGCAAAAGATGAGGAAATAACGGCAGAGGCTATGCTCGGGAATCGTTATTATTACTGTTTTAATGGTAATGGAGAGATTTTTATTGAAAGTAATAAGAAAATAATTTCCAGTGGAGATTTTCTTGAAATAACAGCAAATCATAATTATTCTATTGAAGCGAGAGATAATTTAAAGTTAATTGAAATTGGAGAAAAGATGGGAGATAAGAATATGGAAAATAAGACGTTAAAAATGCTAGAAAGTGCAAATGCATTTAATCTTGCTGAAGTTGTTGAATATCAGGAAGGGAAAATTGTAAGTAAAAATTTAGTGGCAAAACCAAATTTGGTAATGACAATTATGTCTTTTTGGAAAGGTGAAAGCCTTGATCCGCATAAGGCTCCTGGAGATGCCTTGGTTACCGTGCTTGATGGGGAAGGTAAGTATTATGTTGATGGAAAGCCATTTATCGTTAAAAAAGGTGAAAGTGCAGTTCTTCCTGCAAATATACCTCATGCTGTAGAAGCTGAAACGGGAAATTTCAAAATGCTATTGATACTTGTTAAAGAATAA
- a CDS encoding COG2426 family protein translates to MMESFKNFIKVTLIGAPLLNKMIGIFLISMLPIIELRGAIPIGAAIGLPWYLNMIVSIVGNMLPVPFILLFSIKAFEFMKRRNILVKFIEKIENRAKKRSEGLATGEFIGLMLFVAIPFPGTGAWTGALIAALLQFERKKSFFYIGLGVIIAATVMTLASYGVISFFAPKH, encoded by the coding sequence ATGATGGAATCTTTTAAAAATTTTATAAAAGTAACTTTAATTGGAGCACCGCTTTTAAATAAAATGATAGGAATATTTCTTATATCAATGCTACCTATAATTGAGCTTCGTGGTGCAATACCGATCGGAGCTGCTATTGGATTGCCTTGGTACTTAAATATGATTGTTTCGATTGTAGGAAATATGCTTCCTGTGCCATTTATCCTGTTGTTTTCAATAAAAGCTTTTGAATTTATGAAAAGACGTAATATCTTGGTAAAATTTATTGAAAAAATAGAAAATCGTGCTAAAAAACGTAGTGAAGGACTTGCAACAGGAGAATTTATTGGACTGATGCTGTTTGTGGCAATTCCATTTCCAGGAACAGGTGCTTGGACAGGTGCATTAATTGCGGCATTGCTTCAGTTCGAGAGAAAAAAATCGTTTTTTTATATTGGATTGGGAGTAATAATAGCTGCAACTGTGATGACTTTGGCATCTTATGGGGTAATAAGCTTTTTTGCACCAAAACATTAA
- a CDS encoding HXXEE domain-containing protein, producing MEIYKLSFIAIVLFMIHEFEEIIFVKKFIEKNKVVKDMKNELFVKKKGNYPSTETISLMIAEEFIILSTLLFIASEISMYEMVLSLFIVYIAHLVPHMYDALRYRKFSPGSRTSFIIFPLGILTIWNVILNKEINLVILILCVIIIGFLMILNLLFLHKISKKIDRYLWK from the coding sequence ATGGAAATATATAAATTGTCATTTATAGCAATAGTGTTGTTTATGATACACGAATTTGAAGAAATAATTTTTGTAAAAAAATTTATAGAAAAAAATAAAGTTGTAAAAGATATGAAAAATGAATTATTTGTGAAGAAAAAAGGGAATTATCCATCCACAGAAACAATTTCATTAATGATTGCTGAAGAATTTATAATTTTATCAACATTACTTTTTATAGCAAGTGAGATTAGTATGTATGAAATGGTACTGTCATTATTTATTGTATATATTGCACATTTAGTACCTCATATGTATGATGCGCTTAGATATAGAAAGTTTTCACCAGGAAGTCGGACTTCTTTTATAATTTTCCCTTTAGGAATTTTAACAATCTGGAATGTTATTTTAAATAAAGAAATTAATTTAGTTATTTTAATTTTATGTGTTATAATAATTGGATTTCTGATGATTTTAAATTTGCTATTTTTACATAAAATTAGTAAAAAAATTGATAGGTATTTGTGGAAATAA